The Daphnia magna isolate NIES unplaced genomic scaffold, ASM2063170v1.1 Dm_contigs143, whole genome shotgun sequence genome contains a region encoding:
- the LOC123467082 gene encoding mucin-4-like produces MVNGSSINTQVSVHNQYDIQDPLPTGTKFEYIVDHSIRLINTNICIVANKNNQIMAENCTENTSRWILDLTNYQWISLETGLCITLHDEEEGRVRLATLKTCSRQGTISESQQWVIEILTTNPDVLDNFPDASIDEFEEIQLEQRTSVTTTVSSPIFGGLLKRNHGRGNIIWDMIGWGLMKHGKSPDEKCLTHNGVNKPITLEACDPNWIKCQTSLQKLLTSNDPLVQSQTTVANCSEASSKGQAFEYYSDFTIRPFNTNNCIKANTTMLILHECSDKSSIWGTFDHTGQLMASDRTGLHSGASDRKCLTRRVDKLSLGHCHGTSQKQHFSFEYRNPHQPRTLTAAAIISLHTQHALFGKNLPILPPLNHRDPKEINYKTNATEGITKNSTITTKSATSMTATTDKSVIPSIAAKVTTSAKTETTTTTIRPTTTTTKPTTTFRTTTTKSTTTTKKPTTTTKNPTTTTQKPTTTTQKSTTTTQKPTTVIQKPNTTTLKTTTTTQIPASTPKSTTTSKSTTISTEAEKLPTITSTTASTTLTSTSLKTTITTQSSTTTEKVFTETTTTDTIKPKSNQAEIISSTEPTINLKYLTPSQIREQPSETTTTEITKSRDNEKEDIEKIERQHNTTRDKSEFQDKNSNDQLKASTQQKENTAHELVVDNYRPLNDANTSNGLPKSTEELSDLIKYELGKMHEQYKISIETEHDNKLAKEIRDVYCQLSKIKRTQAIILAQTNGLLAAAALGLPMCTRIYGFGQAMTLQQCDPKRISLSAKETKCGFQPFFVYGKNNCTIGLDGWSIHPYSECFWKSQLININGYPHTWQHNATAGDWIKQEATIHTSNLDLIAEFEELHLNSFDYGLRNHPAHGTMEMEQLNILNDLVGRINEGEGKELPDILVTEEQDNQIGNMFSWFDTLKIMALSAIGFILFLICQEMDSMIPEPIYSAGGANEKPFIREFAPLMTSATETPKETLMLINTPSAPKKGKMYPIEEFKWENEQNKECTGSHTTCSYVVGYGMVWEDLCRCTPEDHLKRTINK; encoded by the exons ATGGTTAATGGCTCATCAATAAACACGCAAGTATCAGTCCACAACCAATATGATATTCAAGATCCTTTGCCAACAGGAACAAAATTCGAATACATCGTAGATCACAGCATAAGGCTTATCAACACTAACATCTGCATCGtggcaaataaaaacaatcaaattatgGCAGAAAATTGCACCGAAAACACATCAAGGTGGATACTGGATTTAACTAACTACCAATGGATTTCTCTGGAAACAGGCCTATGCATCACTttacatgatgaagaagagggGCGAGTTAGATTGGCAACACTAAAAACATGCAGTAGACAGGGGACAATTAGTGAAAGTCAACAATGGGTTATCGAAATCCTAACAACAAACCCGGATGTGTTGGATAATTTCCCAGATGCATCCATTGacgaattcgaagaaatcCAGTTGGAACAGAGGACATCAGTAACAACGACCGTCAGTTCACCAATTTTCGGAGGATTATTGAAGCGGAACCATGGGAGAGGAAACATCATATGGGACATGATAGGATGGGGACTAATGAAACATGGTAAGTCAcccgatgaaaaatgtttaacacacAATGGCGTTAACAAACCAATAACACTCGAAGCATGCGATCCTAACTGGatcaaatgtcaaacaagcctacaaaaattattaacaagtaatgaccccttggtgcaatcacaaacaaCCGTGGCTAACTGTAGCGAAGCATCTAGCAAGGGCCAAGCCTTCGAATATTACTCCGACTTCACGATAAGACCatttaacacaaacaactgcattaaagcgaacacaacgatgctcatCCTGCACGAATGTTCAGATAAAAGTTCCATCTGGGGAACATTCGATCACACAGGACAATTAATGGCCAGTGATAGAACAGGACTTCATTCAGGCGCTTCGGACCGGAAATGCCTAACAAGACGGGTCGACAAATTATCGTTGGGACACTGTCATGGAACAAgccaaaaacaacattttagcttCGAGTACCGGAATCCACATCAACCTAGAACATTGACGGCAGCAGCAATAATATCTCTACATACGCAACACGccttatttggaaaaaatctaccaatcttgccaccattaaaccatcgtgatccaaaggagattaactataaaacaaacgcaacggaaGGAATAACTAAAAATTCGACCATAACGACAAAGTCAGCAACATCCATGACTGCTACAACAGATAAATCAGTCATACCTTCCATTGCAGCCAAGGTAACAACAAGTGCGaagacagaaacaacaacaacaacgattaGGCCGACTACAACCACAACAAAACCGACAACAACCttcagaacaacaacaacaaaatcaactactaccacaaaaaagccgacaacaaccacaaaaaatccgaccacaaccacacaaaaaccaaccacaaccacacaaaaatcaaccactaccacacaaaaaccgaccaccGTCATTCAAAAGCCAAATACTACCACACTAAAAACAACCACTACCACACAAATACCAGCCTCTACACCCAAATCAACTACAACATCAAAATCTACGACAATAtcaacagaagcagagaaatTACCAACAATAACATCAACAACCGCATCAACAACATTAACTAGTACATCACTCAAAACGACTATCACGACACAGTCATctacaactacagaaaaagtttttacagaaacaacaacgacagacacaataaaaccaaaatctaACCAAGCTGAAATTATCTCGTCCACCGAGCCAACTATAAACCTAAAATATCTTACACCAAGTCAAATAAGAGAACAGCCAAGCGAAACAACAACCactgaaataacaaaatcaagGGATAACGAAAAAGAAGATATAGAAAAAATTGAGAGACAACACAATACAACCCGAGATAAGTCAGAATTTcaagacaaaaattcaaatgatcaATTAAAGGCttcaacacaacaaaaagaaaatacagcacACGAACTTGTAGTAGATAACTATCGACCGCTAAATGACGCTAATACAAGTAACGGTCTACCAAAATCCACTGAGGAGCTAAGTGACTTGATAAAATACGAGCTTGGAAAAATGCACGAGCAATACAAAATCAGtattgaaactgaacacgacaataaattggcaaaagaaattcgggaTGTTTACTGCCAGTTATCAAAGATAAAACGAACGCAAGCCATAATCTTAGCCCAAACAAATGGATTGCTTGCAGCCGCCGCACTCGGACTTCCAATGTGTACAAGGATATATGGTTTTGGTCAAGCCATGACATTGCAACAATGCGACCCAAAAAGGATATCACTATCAGCAAAAGAGACCAAGTGTGGgttccagccattttttgtttacggaaaaaacaactgtacgATCGGACTCGACGGATGGTCTATTCATCCGTATTCGGAGTGCTTTTGGAAATCCCAATTGATAAACATCAACGGATATCCTCATACGTGGCAACATAACGCCACAGCAGGAGACTGGATTAAACAAGAGGCGACCATACATACTTCAAATCTggatttaattgcagaatTCGAAGAACTGCACTTAAACAGTTTCGACTATGGATTAAGGAACCATCCAGCTCATGGAACcatggaaatggaacagctaAACATCTTAAATGACCTGGTGGGACGAATTAATGAAggagaaggcaaagagttacCTGACATCCTAGTAACAGAAGAGCAGGACAATCAAATCGGAAAcatgttttcctggtttgacacattaaaaattatgGCTCTCTCAGCGATAGGATTCATCCTATTTCTCATCT GTCAAGAAATGGATTCAATGATACCAGAACCCATCTACAGCGCTGgaggagcaaatgaaaaaccgtTCATTAGGGAATTTGCACCTTTAATGACGTCAGCGAcagaaacaccaaaagaaaCCCTTATGTTGATAAACACACCGAGTgcaccaaagaaaggaaaaatgtATCCTATCGAAGAATTCAAAtgggaaaacgagcaaaacaaggaatgtaCGGGAAGTCACACGACCTGCAGCTATGTCGTTGGCTACGGAATGGTGTGGGAGGATCTATGCAGATGTACTCCAGAAGACCATTTAAAACgcacaattaacaaataa
- the LOC123467083 gene encoding uncharacterized protein LOC123467083, which yields MEGNQHEEYSRQWKKAQELANQHLFKAQTKQKKYYDEGTKSVKYNPGDLMEKKLLLFCILTTLQTTHTIFSSVCDCNYVKTRGILDINSPYYCKNPSTNHQPRYLTNYTLMTKQNPVKTWKGWTCKQWIKTKKITGSFWIGSFDTVYSQETKLLSAIECWEMVNNKKCGGNLMQAGTTTLSFTSTPTGEGKWYAIKEYHALNCLAEEITLKQETPESLVESPLGFLNTTQQEGEYTQNHNTIVWGDISTNSSNSQIIFKGEGYRPF from the exons ATGGAGggaaatcaacatgaagaatatTCTCGCCAGTGGAAAAAGGCACAAGAATTAGCGAACCAACATTTGTTCAAAGCCcaaacgaagcagaaaaagtattATGATGAAGGGACAAAAAGTGTCAAGTACAATCCCGGCGATCTG atggagaaaaaattacTACTCTTTTGCATTCTAACTACATTGCAAACAACCCACACAATCTTCTCGTCTGTATGCGATTGCAACTATGTTAAAACACGAGGAATTCTAGATATTAACTCACCATACTATTGCAAAAACCCCAGCACTAACCATCAACCACGATACCTAACAAATTATACGCTAATGACTAAACAAAATCCagtaaaaacttggaaaggatggacttgcaaacaatggattaagacaaagaaaataaccggatctttctggatagggtcttttgacacagtttattcacaggaaacaaaattactctcagcaattgaatgctgggagatggtaaataataaaaaatgtgggggtaatcttatgcaggcaggaacaacaacgttgagttttacatcaactcctacaggggaagggaagtggtatgctatcaaagaataccatgcattaaattgtttagcagaagagataacattaaaacaagagaCACCAGAAAGCTTAGTGGAAAGTCCATTGGGATTCTTAAACACCACTCAACAAGAAGGGGAgtatacacaaaatcataACACCATAGTATGGGGAGATATATcaacaaattcatcaaattcacaaattatttttaaaggtgaagGGTATAGACCTTTTTAA